A region from the Misgurnus anguillicaudatus chromosome 7, ASM2758022v2, whole genome shotgun sequence genome encodes:
- the pomca gene encoding proopiomelanocortin a: MLKRVRMLCPAWLLVLAVLCAGGSDVKAQCWENTNCKDLSTEDNILDCIQLCKSDLTDESPIYPGESHLKPPSESEQNQALTPLSTLILTPTSEQTAPESGPRRERSYSMEHFRWGKPVGRKRRPIKVYTNGVEEESAETLPAEMRRELATNEVDYPLEDSNFLNQEKKDGSYKMNHFRWSSPPATKRYGGFMKSWDERGQKPLLTLFKNVINKDHQKKDQ; this comes from the exons ATGCTTAAGAGAGTGAGGATGTTGTGTCCTGCTTGGCTCCTGGTTTTGGCTGTGCTGTGTGCGGGTGGATCTGATGTTAAAGCCCAATGCTGGGAAAACACTAACTGCAAAGACCTCAGCACTGAGGACAACATCTTG GACTGCATCCAGCTTTGCAAGTCTGATCTCACAGATGAGAGCCCTATCTACCCTGGAGAAAGCCATTTAAAGCCTCCCTCAGAGTCGGAGCAAAACCAGGCCCTCACACCCCTCTCCACCCTCATCCTTACCCCTACTTCGGAGCAAACGGCCCCAGAGTCCGGACCCAGACGCGAGCGCTCGTACTCCATGGAGCATTTCCGCTGGGGCAAGCCAGTGGGACGCAAGCGCCGGCCCATTAAAGTCTACACCAACGGCGTGGAGGAGGAATCCGCAGAGACTCTCCCAGCTGAGATGAGACGTGAGCTGGCCACCAATGAAGTCGACTACCCCCTGGAGGACAGCAACTTCCTGAACCAGGAGAAGAAAGATGGGTCCTACAAAATGAACCATTTTCGATGGAGCAGCCCACCCGCTACCAAACGTTACGGGGGCTTCATGAAATCCTGGGACGAGCGTGGCCAGAAACCCCTTCTCACACTCTTCAAAAATGTCATCAACAAAGACCACCAGAAGAAGGACCAGTGA